The genomic window AACGTTATGTGGCTTATTATTAGGCACCCTCTTACTGGGAGCCTGCGTGCAAGTGCCGGACATTCCCAAAGCTCCTACTTTGGATTTATCCTTACCGGTAGCTGCCGAAGAAGAAGTAGTTTGGCAATCCCAAGATTATCAAGGGAAACCGGTATTGGTGGCCGTAATGGCTACGTGGTGTCCGTGGTGTAAACGTTCTTTACCGGCCTTAGATGCTACGACTGCTGCCTTTGGGGATCAAGTGGAAGTAGTCGGCGTGTTTGTGGACGACGATTTGGCTACCGTCAAAAAAGTACAAAAAGAACACAATATTAAATCTAAAATTTTGTACCAAGGCGATGAAGCCGCTCATCAGTTGCATGCAGAAGGATTCCCGCACATCGTGTTGTTTGACAAAAATCACAAATTAGTCAAAGTATGGAGTGGTTATTCCGACAAACTGGCCGATGAATATAAAGCAGAAATTGACAAACTATTGAAATAAAAATTTCATAAATATCCCCCGACTTAAGCCGGGGGATATTTATGTTTTAACAAGTAAAATTTAATTCCATTGGACATCCCCGATATATTGCTCGGTATGCGTCCAATAATAATACAAGCTATACACTGCCATTACTAAACACACTACCCCACAATACACCAAGATATGGCCAATCACCACATCCCATTCCAAAAGGCCCAGCGGTTGCAAAATATAATGCCAATCTCCCTTTACAGTACCCGGCGTAAAATTACTAACCATATCGGAAGAAGTTAACGGCAAGCTCATGGCCCGAGCATCTGCCGCATAAATACCTGCCCCATACAACGTAGTAGCCAGCCAATACAACAGTAACGGAAGCACATACCGTCCGCCGCGCAAACGCAAAGCCCCTATACACAAAAAGAACGGAATGAGCGTTTCCATCGCATTGCCCGAAGCATAGCACCACCATTCCCATCTCAGCGTGCACCACATCCGATGAGAAAATTCGTGCGTAAGATAATTGGGCAAGTAAACAAACATATTATTTAGCCAACCGGACACCATACCTTGGTAAGCATGCAGACATCCCCAAACCACGGCTGAGATGCAGATTAACACACTCCAAAAATCCCACCGAAAATAAATGAAACTTTGTTTGTAGGGATCTAACCAAGATAATAGTTGTTTCATATTTTTTCTTTCTCTCTCACAAAAGAATTTGTTAACTGATTTGTGCTAACTTAGCAAACAATTCTTTTTGTTCTTTACTCAAGCTACGCGGCACGTCAATATTAAGCGTCACATACAAATTGCCCTTGCTGTTAAGCCCTTTGCCGCTGAGCTTTAATTTTTTGCCGGCATGTGTTCCGGCGGGCACTTTTACTTGCACAGGACCGTCCAAGGTAGGTACATAAATCGTCCCGCCCAAAGCGGCCGTCCACGGCATCAACGTTACTTGCGTATGCAAATCATCACCCTCTAAACGATAAGTCAAATGCGGACGTATTTTAATCGTTAAATACAAATCTCCGTTACCCCGTTGCGTTGGGTTTCCATATCCTTTCAGTTTAATACGTTTTCCTTCCCCCACACCGGCCGGCAATTTAACGGTTACGTTGCGACCGTTTGGCAAGGTTAATTGCATCTGGCCGCCCCGATGGGCATCTTCCAAATTTAAGGCCAGTTCCGCTTCTGTATCCCCGCTGCGCTGGCTGGCGCGCGCACCGGCGCCGCCAAAACCTTGCATGCCTCCCATCCCGCCAAAGCCGCCCAGTCCGCCAAAAATACTTTGAAAGAAATCACTAAAATCTGCTCCGCCGAAATTACCGCCGCCGTTGGAACTAAAATTATAATAGGTGTTGCCATTCCCGCCGCTATATTGCTGATATCCGCCGCCGAACGGATTGCCGCCATAAGCAGAACGTCCTCTTCCGGTAGCACCGGCTCCGCCTCCGCGGGCATAATTTTGATATCCTTCCTGTCCTACTTGGTCATAGATGGTACGTTTCTGTTTATCTGATAACACCGCGTAAGCCTCATTGACATCTTTGAATTTTTCCGTCATTGCGGCTTTTTCGGATTCAGGATGCAAATCCGGATGATATTTACGTGCGGCCGTTTTGAATGCCTTTTTTATTTCCGCATCGGTTGCATTTTTGTTTACACCTAAAATCTTGTAATAATCTTTGTACTCTGCCATACTATTTTTCCCCCTCTTTGTTCTTATTTTATATAATTTACAGAGAAACGAAAACTGCCATTAAAAGATATTTACAAAGTATTTTTTTTTAAGTATAATAGATAGGTAGTCAAAAACAATTTATTCGCCCTTAGCTCAATGGTGGAGCGACCGGCTGTTAACCGGTAGGTTGAAGGTTCGAGTCCTTCAGGGCGAGCCATTAAAAAACAGACTCCGATTTTTCGGGGTCTGTTTTTTATGCCCTGAGCACGCAAACTGCTTTGCATCATTTCATATATTGCGGGTCACAGGTTATTCCTCGGTCTGAACATTTAGGGGCATTTGAAGGACAGTGCTTTCCACAACAACAAGATGTAGAATCATATGTAGAAGCAATACATCCATTTCCTGAATTTTCATAGCAAATAGAACCATTTGTAAATTGCACGTTATAACAATTCACATTACTAACACCATTATCCACACATACTCCACCATTAGTAACTGTACTACTGTTACCACAATTTGTACTATTTCCATTGCACCAAATAACGCCCCCCGACACTTTACTACGATCACATCCTCCCCAAACCGTACTGATGCAAGTACCTTCTACTCCCACAGTTTGGTTAGTGATATTTTCATATCCGCATTGGTCGTCCATGCTAGCTACTACACCCATACCTAATGCCTCGCACCGTTCCGCAGTCGTTTTATAGCATTTTGTTTTACTCGTACTCCAAGAGCGACTGGCATTTTGACAAGTTCCTTGGTCTATCTCTTGGTCTAAAAGATATCCCACATATCCGTCAGCTGACGTTAGCTCTTGCCCTTGTAACAAACCACCGCAGAGCCGGTTTGCGCGCTCATCTCCGGTGGCCGCTTCACAATGTAGTTGTCCGGCAAATTTTGGATTATCATCTAAGTAACTCGCTAAACGCACATTAGCTAATTTACTGTTCGTCACTCTTATCACATTGGGGTCAGAGGTGTTATTGGGCGTGATTAAATTAAATGTTAAGTCATTATTCTCCATAGTCACATCAAGATTTCCCATTTCACTGGTATATCCGTCATTGGACATCTTAAATGCTTCTTCTGCATCTTTTATCGCTTTGGCTCCCGGGAGCATTGTGCTCCAATGACTCTTGTCCACTGCTCCTTGGTACATCGGTATTGCAATAGCAGAAAGAATACCGATAATAAGAACTACGATTAATAGTTCAATTAAAGTAAAGGCTTTCCTTGACATTTTTATTCTCCTGTTTAATCATCTTAAAACGCCCGTAATGCAACGTTTAACGACTCAGTGCCTTGAAAACAGCGGCGTTCTAAGAAATCGTAGCAAAAAAAAAAACGAGTCAAGCCTTTTTTATTTCCCGACGAAAAAACGGCCAAAAAACAACAAGCAAAAATAATAACCGCAAGGTGTACTCCCTTATCAAAAAACACCCTCGATTTCTCGGGGGTGTTTTTTTGCTACCTATTTCTCTTTATCTTTTTTTACTGGACGAACCATGTTGTTTTCCCGGTGAAGACTTGGACACTGAACTGTGCGAGTTCTGGGAAACTTTACCAGCTGTATGAGACGAGCCGCCTATAGATGTATGCGACACACGTCCCGAATGACCGGACACATGCGAAGGTGTGTGAGCCGGTTGTCGCTGCACATGAGGTCGTGCATTGTGACGCGATGTCAATAACGGCGTATGCACCGGTCTGGGACGCCCTACTACCCGCGGAGGGTGCACGGATTTATGATGCTCCACTACCAACGGAAACAGCGGCACACTAATTAAGGGTTGAGGGGTAATGAGCACCGGGGCCGTATCCACTACCACGGCCGAATCTACTACTACGGTCGGTTCCACGGCTACATCCCAGTAGCGCGTGTACAAAGTGGTTCCAGGCGAAACAGTAGCCATGCAACCACTGCTCAGAAAACAAACTAATCCTATCACAAGTATAAGATTCTTTTTCATATTTTTTTCCTCCTTGCAATTTATAAAACACGCAAGCATAGGTGTTTATTGCAGTGATAAATAATATTTTATTTCAGAAGGAAAATGCATCCATCTCACCTGTAACCTATCTCAAAAGAAAACATGAAAAAAGCGGCAAACAATTTGTTTGCCGCTTTGCTTAACAAAAAAACTTTTAATAAACAGATTGCCAGTCCCGCGTGGTCAACACAAAGTGTACACGACGGTTGGTGTAACGACCTTCTCTACTGGTATCCAACGTAATCGGCCGGTCAAAACCATACGAGTGAATACGAATTCGATCCGCCAATACTCCACGACTGACCAAATAAGATTTCATAGCCGCTGCACGAGATGCACCTAACCAATAGTTATAATCTCGGTCGCCTACAATATCTGTGTTCCCCTCAATAATCAATTTCATATTCTTATGTTTTTTCAAAATATTAGCCAACTTGTCTAATAATTCATAAGAATATTCAGGCGGACGAATTGAATCAAATAAATAATTGATATCCGGCACTTGCATACTTTCTGCCATTTCTTTCTCAGTTTGTTTGAACAACTTCTCATTTTTCTTGGCCTCTATTTCGATAATAGGGTCTCTCTCGGCTAGACGCGGAATATCCGCATCTTCCGGGGTCTTTTCAGAAGAGGCACACGCCATACCCATCATGGCCAAGGCGACTATCAACATCGTTTTAAAATAGGACATTTGCATTCTCCTTAAATCAACTGCTCTTTACAGATTATAGCAAAACCAAACGAATTTGTTTTAATTAAATTACTGAGTTTTCCATTATCCACAAAGTGTGGATAAGCTGTGGATAACTGCTATTTTACTCTACATTTCAGCTTTTTTTATTTTATTTTTGTTATCTTTCTTAATACTTAGTCTAAAATCTGTGGATAACTCACAAAATCTGTGGATAAATATGCCGTTTGTATAGGTAAATATATGATTTTTCGTCTTTTCTCCGACGAGAACACAGAACCTTGTTCATTTTTTAGATTTTGAATCTTTTTGAAAAAAAATTGTTGACAAGTTCCCGTTTTTTTGCTTACAAACGTACTTTTCAGCTACTTTTTGAGCTTAATTTTACCCCGCCACCTCTGTTTATCCACAAACAGGCTGATTTTTACCGTTCCGGGCACCGCTCCGGACAATATATTTACCTCACCGGTTTGCGGATTCCACTGCAAATAGGGTGGTGATAGGCGCAGGGAGGGAGCGATATAATCAAATTGCATTTGATTTTTTAATAATATCTTCCATGCCAACGTGGCCGATTGTCTAAGCGGTAGTGAAATGCTCTGCGGAGCAATCGTTCCTTCTATCTTTTGGACTTGTAATGTATCGTCTTCCGCAAATAAATAATCCAAATTAATACTATCCCAAACAGCGCTTTCTTCTTTAATTTCCGTCACAAAACCATCGCCGTATGCCAGACCTTTATCCAGTAAGGTTTCTTGCAAAGGTAGTATTTCCGAGCGACGGCCGGCTATCAACACGCGCAAATGCTCATCACTCCCCGCCAAAGAAATGGGTTGCTCTCCGGGGCGGAAGAGAACCGCTCGTGCAAATAATTCTTTCTGCGCCAGCAAAGCTGCCGCCGCACGT from Elusimicrobiaceae bacterium includes these protein-coding regions:
- a CDS encoding OmpA family protein, coding for MSYFKTMLIVALAMMGMACASSEKTPEDADIPRLAERDPIIEIEAKKNEKLFKQTEKEMAESMQVPDINYLFDSIRPPEYSYELLDKLANILKKHKNMKLIIEGNTDIVGDRDYNYWLGASRAAAMKSYLVSRGVLADRIRIHSYGFDRPITLDTSREGRYTNRRVHFVLTTRDWQSVY
- a CDS encoding TlpA family protein disulfide reductase, with the translated sequence MKIKTLCGLLLGTLLLGACVQVPDIPKAPTLDLSLPVAAEEEVVWQSQDYQGKPVLVAVMATWCPWCKRSLPALDATTAAFGDQVEVVGVFVDDDLATVKKVQKEHNIKSKILYQGDEAAHQLHAEGFPHIVLFDKNHKLVKVWSGYSDKLADEYKAEIDKLLK
- a CDS encoding pilin; this encodes MSRKAFTLIELLIVVLIIGILSAIAIPMYQGAVDKSHWSTMLPGAKAIKDAEEAFKMSNDGYTSEMGNLDVTMENNDLTFNLITPNNTSDPNVIRVTNSKLANVRLASYLDDNPKFAGQLHCEAATGDERANRLCGGLLQGQELTSADGYVGYLLDQEIDQGTCQNASRSWSTSKTKCYKTTAERCEALGMGVVASMDDQCGYENITNQTVGVEGTCISTVWGGCDRSKVSGGVIWCNGNSTNCGNSSTVTNGGVCVDNGVSNVNCYNVQFTNGSICYENSGNGCIASTYDSTSCCCGKHCPSNAPKCSDRGITCDPQYMK
- a CDS encoding DnaJ domain-containing protein is translated as MAEYKDYYKILGVNKNATDAEIKKAFKTAARKYHPDLHPESEKAAMTEKFKDVNEAYAVLSDKQKRTIYDQVGQEGYQNYARGGGAGATGRGRSAYGGNPFGGGYQQYSGGNGNTYYNFSSNGGGNFGGADFSDFFQSIFGGLGGFGGMGGMQGFGGAGARASQRSGDTEAELALNLEDAHRGGQMQLTLPNGRNVTVKLPAGVGEGKRIKLKGYGNPTQRGNGDLYLTIKIRPHLTYRLEGDDLHTQVTLMPWTAALGGTIYVPTLDGPVQVKVPAGTHAGKKLKLSGKGLNSKGNLYVTLNIDVPRSLSKEQKELFAKLAQIS